From the Pseudodesulfovibrio alkaliphilus genome, one window contains:
- a CDS encoding NUDIX hydrolase — protein sequence MIFSKKSSARIDPARFVEVVDGNNRPLAVLDKDMAHRQLLRHRSVQVLVFNTDKKIYLQKRSANKRFFPGRWDISARTHPHVSEASADAALRVLREELNLTVEHTQFVRTLPACAETGFEHISIYTLPRNTQPITPNSDEVSEGYHFSREELTCLVKEFRELLTPNLVTLWEAGLLVSV from the coding sequence ATGATATTCTCCAAAAAATCATCCGCAAGAATCGATCCGGCACGATTCGTCGAAGTCGTGGACGGGAACAACAGACCACTGGCCGTACTGGACAAGGACATGGCCCATCGCCAACTCCTGCGCCATCGCTCGGTGCAGGTTCTCGTCTTCAACACGGACAAGAAAATCTACCTGCAAAAACGAAGCGCGAACAAGCGCTTCTTCCCCGGCCGCTGGGACATTTCGGCCAGAACACACCCGCATGTGAGCGAGGCTTCGGCCGATGCCGCCCTGCGAGTGCTCCGCGAGGAGCTGAACCTGACGGTGGAGCACACCCAGTTCGTCCGGACCCTGCCCGCATGCGCCGAGACAGGGTTTGAACACATCTCCATCTATACCCTGCCACGCAACACCCAGCCCATTACCCCCAACAGCGATGAAGTTTCCGAAGGCTATCACTTCTCGCGAGAGGAACTGACCTGTCTGGTCAAGGAATTTCGCGAGTTGCTGACACCAAATCTCGTCACCCTGTGGGAGGCCGGACTGCTTGTAAGCGTTTAG
- a CDS encoding inositol monophosphatase family protein, translating to MNTALFYGERAMDEHEVKRIQTGLESIAVRAGGIVVRGAGQARKVTHKGRIDLVTETDFAVEEMLKDELAALLPGSDFLAEETASSTEPGELTWIIDPVDGTTNFANGLPFVATSIALWQRDRVVLGVVNLPLLGELFSVREGGGALLNGAPVTVSTEGAMEQALIATGFPYAIEEHLEPILDRLKAVLPRVQGVRRVGAAALDLAYVACGRYAGFYESALRPWDTAAGWLLVREAGGRVTEYDSGKDYSLGAGTILATNGLVHRELSRLICGG from the coding sequence ATGAATACCGCCCTTTTTTATGGGGAGCGGGCCATGGATGAGCATGAGGTCAAACGGATTCAGACAGGGCTTGAATCCATCGCGGTCCGGGCGGGCGGCATCGTGGTCAGGGGCGCCGGGCAGGCCCGCAAGGTGACGCACAAGGGCAGGATAGATCTGGTCACGGAGACGGATTTCGCCGTTGAGGAAATGCTCAAGGACGAACTGGCGGCACTTCTACCCGGTTCGGATTTTCTGGCCGAGGAAACGGCCAGCTCCACTGAACCCGGTGAATTGACCTGGATAATCGATCCGGTGGACGGCACCACCAATTTCGCCAACGGCCTGCCTTTCGTGGCCACCTCCATCGCCTTGTGGCAGAGGGACAGAGTGGTTCTCGGGGTGGTCAACCTGCCGCTCCTTGGCGAGCTTTTTTCCGTGCGCGAGGGAGGCGGAGCCCTGCTCAATGGCGCTCCTGTGACCGTTTCGACCGAGGGGGCCATGGAGCAAGCACTGATCGCCACCGGGTTTCCCTATGCCATTGAGGAGCACCTGGAGCCCATCCTTGACCGGCTGAAGGCCGTGTTGCCGCGGGTCCAGGGGGTGCGCAGGGTGGGTGCTGCCGCTCTTGATCTGGCCTATGTGGCTTGCGGCCGGTATGCAGGGTTCTACGAGAGTGCACTCAGGCCGTGGGACACCGCCGCCGGATGGTTGCTGGTCCGCGAGGCAGGAGGCAGGGTGACGGAATATGACAGTGGAAAGGACTACTCGCTGGGGGCAGGAACCATCCTGGCCACTAACGGACTTGTTCATCGCGAGTTGTCCCGGTTGATTTGCGGCGGCTAA